The proteins below come from a single Oryzomicrobium terrae genomic window:
- a CDS encoding RDD family protein yields MAYESLLLAGVLAVGFITPHLLVGALLHRVASPGLLWAHLFLLLALYFLWFWLHGGQTLAMKTWRVRLEDNRGYPVTPFQALIRYLAAWPSTLLIVGLLWSLIDRDRQFLHDRLAGTRVVALPR; encoded by the coding sequence ATGGCCTATGAAAGCCTGTTGCTGGCAGGCGTACTTGCCGTAGGCTTCATCACCCCCCACCTACTGGTTGGCGCCCTGCTGCACCGCGTCGCCAGCCCTGGCCTCCTCTGGGCGCACCTGTTCCTCTTGCTAGCACTTTACTTCCTGTGGTTCTGGCTGCATGGCGGCCAAACCCTGGCCATGAAGACGTGGCGCGTACGGCTTGAAGACAACCGGGGATACCCGGTGACACCATTTCAGGCTCTAATTCGCTATCTCGCAGCGTGGCCAAGCACCCTTCTCATTGTTGGGCTACTCTGGAGCCTGATCGACCGGGACCGCCAATTTCTCCATGACCGCCTGGCCGGCACACGCGTTGTAGCCCTGCCACGCTAG
- a CDS encoding DUF3106 domain-containing protein has product MASRQFKRAVIGACIAAGVAGLVTWGIRHKEAVPPVPQSVPAVTNASPAAGVVTPSQPTWGQLSAEQHRILAPLVNEWDAMENVRRKKWLGIAERYARMSTKEQERVQARMREWVELTPQQRRDARNKFASLSRLPPEKREAVLQKWQEYENLPEEEKERLTQAAKAKQASTAKSNSALPRRPGSTSTPPRIASPAPQASPPATEAPPPPTAPPNTEPAPPPAAAQEGSVKSFRNLLSPYTP; this is encoded by the coding sequence ATGGCTTCACGGCAGTTCAAGCGAGCAGTAATCGGCGCCTGTATCGCCGCCGGCGTGGCCGGCCTGGTGACATGGGGAATCCGACACAAGGAAGCAGTACCTCCTGTGCCGCAAAGCGTACCGGCCGTGACTAATGCCTCGCCGGCGGCGGGTGTTGTCACCCCCAGCCAACCCACCTGGGGGCAGCTCAGCGCGGAGCAGCACCGTATCCTGGCGCCGCTGGTCAACGAATGGGACGCGATGGAGAACGTGCGGCGTAAAAAATGGCTCGGCATTGCCGAACGCTATGCACGTATGAGCACCAAAGAGCAAGAACGCGTCCAGGCCCGGATGCGCGAGTGGGTGGAACTCACCCCCCAGCAACGACGGGACGCCCGCAACAAGTTCGCCTCGCTCAGCCGCCTCCCTCCTGAAAAAAGGGAAGCGGTGCTGCAAAAATGGCAGGAATATGAAAACCTGCCGGAAGAAGAAAAAGAACGCCTGACCCAAGCCGCCAAGGCTAAACAGGCCAGCACAGCCAAAAGTAATTCCGCTCTTCCGCGTCGCCCAGGCAGCACCAGCACTCCGCCACGCATCGCTTCGCCAGCCCCTCAAGCGAGCCCGCCCGCAACGGAAGCGCCCCCTCCCCCCACCGCCCCCCCCAATACTGAGCCAGCACCGCCCCCCGCCGCCGCCCAAGAAGGTTCGGTAAAATCGTTCCGAAATTTACTTTCGCCCTACACTCCTTGA
- a CDS encoding DUF3619 family protein, translating to MNETQFARRVAQTLDGGLRQFDPTTASRLSAMRHQALARQKRVTVQASRLAGLAGVFNDNKAQLAPWLAALVLLLVLATGFYWQAQNSLSDLEDVDSALLADDLPVSAYLDKGFDAWLHGSSSEQ from the coding sequence ATGAATGAAACACAATTTGCCCGTCGCGTCGCCCAGACGCTGGACGGCGGGCTGCGCCAATTCGACCCTACCACCGCCTCCCGCTTGAGCGCTATGCGCCACCAAGCCCTTGCCCGGCAAAAGCGGGTCACCGTACAAGCGAGCCGGCTCGCCGGCTTGGCTGGCGTATTCAACGACAACAAGGCACAGCTCGCCCCCTGGCTAGCCGCCCTGGTGTTGCTGCTCGTCCTGGCCACCGGTTTCTACTGGCAGGCCCAGAACTCCCTAAGCGACCTGGAAGACGTGGACAGCGCCCTGCTGGCCGACGACCTGCCCGTTAGCGCCTACCTCGACAAGGGTTTCGACGCATGGCTTCACGGCAGTTCAAGCGAGCAGTAA
- a CDS encoding RNA polymerase sigma factor has product MERRAFKQALFGTQNEETALDLVQDAMLKLAESYGDRPAEELPMLFQRILQNGIRDYFRRSKVRNTWTTLLSSLAPDDEGSDPLETMGGNSGANTQETPESRFTQGQVIAAIEAELAKLPPRQREAFLMRYWEELDVAETAAAMGCSEGSVKTHCSRATHTLAAALKAKGITL; this is encoded by the coding sequence GTGGAGCGCCGGGCCTTCAAGCAGGCCCTGTTCGGCACCCAGAATGAGGAAACGGCCCTCGACCTCGTTCAGGACGCCATGCTTAAACTGGCGGAAAGTTACGGCGACCGCCCCGCGGAAGAGCTGCCTATGCTCTTCCAACGCATTCTGCAGAACGGCATCCGCGATTATTTCCGTCGCTCCAAGGTACGCAACACTTGGACCACCCTGCTGTCGTCCCTGGCGCCCGACGACGAAGGCAGTGACCCCTTGGAAACCATGGGTGGCAATAGCGGGGCGAACACCCAGGAAACCCCCGAAAGCCGCTTCACCCAAGGCCAGGTCATCGCCGCCATCGAAGCTGAATTGGCCAAGCTACCGCCACGTCAACGGGAAGCCTTCCTCATGCGTTACTGGGAGGAGTTAGATGTTGCCGAAACCGCCGCCGCCATGGGCTGCTCCGAAGGAAGCGTCAAAACCCACTGTTCCCGCGCCACCCATACCCTGGCGGCCGCTCTCAAGGCCAAAGGAATCACCTTATGA
- the ilvB gene encoding biosynthetic-type acetolactate synthase large subunit yields the protein MQITGAEIVIRCLQEEKVEHVFGYPGGAVLHLYDALFQQDQVKHILVRHEQAAVHAADAYSRSSQKVGVALVTSGPGATNAVTGIATAYMDSIPLVIISGQVPTAAIGLDAFQEVDTVGITRPCVKHNFLVKDVRDIADTIKKAFYLARTGRPGPVLVDIPKDITAQSAEFEYPKSVQMRSYNPIVKGHLGQIKKAAQLLLEAKRPMIYVGGGVILSDSAAKLTSLAKRLGFPVTQTLMGLGSFPASDAQNLGMLGMHGTYEANMAMQHCDVLLAVGARFDDRVIGNPAHFSQVPRKIVHIDIDPSSISKRVKVDVPIVGNVPDVLDELHKLLDEQDKAGAKTDPAVAEWWKTIAEWRARDCMSYKPNGAAIMPQSVIQALHQVTRGEAFVTSDVGQHQMWAAQYYKFDQPRRWINSGGLGTMGVGLPYAMGVSFAHPGATVACVTGEASIQMNIQELSTCKQFRLPIKVVNLNNRYLGMVRQWQEMFHGSRYSESYMDSLPDFVKLAEAYGHVGLRVERPEDLMPAMELAFSDKHKNDFVFLDVLTDQTANVFPMIAAGKGLSEMILAEDL from the coding sequence ATGCAAATCACCGGCGCGGAAATTGTAATCAGGTGCCTCCAGGAAGAAAAGGTCGAGCATGTGTTCGGCTATCCCGGCGGCGCGGTGCTTCACCTCTATGACGCCCTGTTCCAGCAGGATCAGGTCAAGCACATTCTGGTGCGCCACGAGCAGGCTGCGGTACATGCGGCCGATGCCTATTCACGCTCGTCCCAGAAGGTCGGCGTGGCCCTGGTGACCTCGGGCCCGGGTGCGACCAATGCCGTGACCGGCATTGCCACGGCCTATATGGATTCGATCCCCCTGGTGATCATCTCCGGTCAGGTGCCTACTGCGGCGATCGGTCTGGATGCCTTCCAGGAAGTGGATACCGTCGGTATCACCCGGCCCTGCGTCAAGCACAATTTCCTGGTCAAGGACGTGCGCGACATCGCCGATACCATCAAGAAGGCCTTCTATCTGGCCCGTACCGGCCGTCCCGGCCCGGTGTTGGTGGATATCCCCAAGGACATCACGGCCCAGAGTGCCGAGTTCGAGTATCCGAAGTCGGTGCAGATGCGCTCCTACAATCCGATTGTCAAAGGCCATCTGGGGCAGATCAAGAAGGCAGCGCAATTGCTGCTCGAAGCCAAGCGGCCGATGATCTACGTGGGCGGCGGGGTGATCCTGTCCGATTCTGCGGCCAAGCTGACGTCCCTGGCCAAACGCCTCGGTTTCCCAGTGACCCAGACCCTGATGGGGTTGGGCTCCTTCCCGGCTTCCGATGCCCAGAATCTGGGCATGCTCGGCATGCACGGCACCTACGAAGCCAACATGGCGATGCAGCACTGTGACGTGCTGCTCGCTGTCGGCGCCCGTTTCGACGATCGGGTGATCGGCAATCCGGCGCACTTTTCCCAGGTGCCGCGCAAGATCGTGCACATCGACATCGACCCCTCGTCGATCTCGAAGCGGGTCAAGGTGGATGTCCCCATCGTCGGCAATGTGCCCGATGTGCTCGATGAGTTGCACAAGCTTCTCGACGAGCAGGACAAGGCTGGTGCCAAGACCGACCCGGCTGTGGCCGAGTGGTGGAAAACCATCGCCGAATGGCGCGCCCGGGACTGCATGAGCTACAAGCCGAACGGTGCTGCGATCATGCCCCAGTCGGTGATCCAGGCTCTGCATCAGGTCACCCGGGGTGAGGCCTTCGTCACCTCCGACGTGGGCCAGCACCAGATGTGGGCGGCCCAGTACTACAAGTTCGACCAACCGCGGCGCTGGATCAACTCCGGTGGCCTGGGCACCATGGGCGTGGGCCTGCCCTACGCTATGGGCGTTTCCTTCGCCCATCCGGGGGCCACGGTGGCCTGTGTCACCGGCGAGGCGTCGATCCAGATGAACATTCAGGAACTGTCGACGTGCAAGCAGTTCCGCCTGCCGATCAAGGTGGTGAACCTCAATAACCGCTATCTGGGCATGGTCCGCCAGTGGCAGGAGATGTTCCACGGCAGCCGCTACTCCGAGTCCTACATGGATTCACTGCCCGACTTCGTCAAGCTGGCCGAGGCCTATGGCCACGTCGGCCTGCGCGTTGAGCGGCCGGAAGACCTGATGCCGGCCATGGAGTTAGCCTTCTCCGACAAGCACAAGAACGACTTCGTCTTCCTCGACGTGCTGACCGACCAGACCGCCAACGTGTTCCCCATGATCGCCGCGGGCAAGGGCCTGTCGGAAATGATCCTGGCCGAAGACCTGTAA
- the ilvN gene encoding acetolactate synthase small subunit, with product MRHIISILLENEAGALSRVAGLFSARAYNIESLTVAPTEDPSLSRMTIVTSGSDDVLEQITKQLNKLVDVVKVVDLSEAAHIERELMLIKVRATGKDREEMKRMADIFRGRIIDVTESTYVIELTGASSKLDAFIEALDHGLILETVRTGVCGIGRGDRILKV from the coding sequence ATGCGACACATCATTTCCATCCTGCTGGAAAACGAAGCCGGGGCCCTGTCCCGGGTGGCTGGGCTGTTCTCCGCCCGGGCCTACAACATCGAATCCCTGACGGTGGCGCCGACGGAAGATCCGTCCCTGTCGCGCATGACCATCGTCACGTCCGGTTCGGACGACGTACTCGAACAGATCACCAAGCAGCTCAACAAGCTGGTGGACGTGGTGAAAGTGGTGGATCTGTCCGAGGCCGCGCATATCGAGCGCGAGCTGATGCTCATCAAGGTCCGGGCCACCGGCAAGGACCGTGAGGAAATGAAGCGGATGGCGGATATCTTCCGTGGCCGCATCATCGACGTCACCGAATCCACCTATGTCATCGAACTGACGGGGGCGAGCTCCAAGCTCGACGCCTTCATCGAGGCCCTCGACCACGGCCTCATTCTCGAGACGGTACGTACCGGCGTTTGCGGCATCGGCCGCGGCGACCGGATTCTGAAAGTTTGA
- the ilvC gene encoding ketol-acid reductoisomerase, with protein MKVYYDKDADLSLIKGKKVTIVGYGSQGHAHAQNLKDSGVKVTVGLRKGGASWAKAEKAGLKVEEIAKAVKGADVVMILLPDENIPAVYYSEVEPNIKKGAALAFAHGFNVHYNQVVPRADLDVIMVAPKGPGHTVRSEYLKGGGVPSLIAVYQDVSKKAKDIALSYAAANGGTKGGVIETNFREETETDLFGEQAVLCGGAVELVKMGFETLVEAGYAPEMAYFECLHELKLIVDLMYEGGIANMNYSISNNAEYGEYVTGPEVINEESRYAMREALKRIQTGEYAKMFIQEGKTNYPSMTARRRLTAEHPIEQVGEKLRDMMPWIKKNKLVDQSKN; from the coding sequence ATGAAAGTCTATTACGACAAGGACGCCGACCTTTCCCTGATCAAGGGCAAGAAGGTCACCATCGTGGGTTACGGTTCCCAGGGCCACGCTCACGCCCAGAACCTGAAGGATTCCGGCGTCAAGGTCACCGTTGGCCTGCGCAAGGGCGGTGCTTCCTGGGCCAAGGCCGAGAAGGCCGGCCTCAAGGTCGAAGAGATCGCCAAGGCCGTCAAGGGCGCCGACGTGGTGATGATCCTCCTGCCGGACGAGAACATCCCCGCCGTGTACTACAGCGAAGTCGAGCCGAACATCAAGAAGGGTGCCGCCCTGGCCTTCGCCCACGGCTTCAACGTGCATTACAACCAGGTGGTGCCCCGTGCCGACCTGGACGTGATCATGGTCGCCCCCAAGGGCCCCGGCCATACCGTGCGCTCCGAGTACCTCAAGGGCGGCGGTGTGCCGTCCCTGATCGCCGTGTATCAGGACGTTTCCAAGAAGGCCAAGGACATCGCTCTGTCTTACGCCGCTGCCAACGGCGGCACCAAGGGTGGCGTGATTGAGACCAACTTCCGCGAAGAGACCGAAACCGACCTGTTCGGCGAACAGGCCGTGCTCTGTGGTGGCGCCGTGGAATTGGTCAAGATGGGCTTCGAAACCCTGGTGGAAGCCGGCTACGCGCCCGAAATGGCCTACTTCGAGTGTCTGCACGAACTGAAGCTGATCGTGGACCTGATGTACGAAGGCGGCATTGCCAACATGAACTACTCCATCTCCAACAACGCGGAGTATGGCGAGTACGTGACCGGCCCCGAGGTCATCAACGAAGAGTCCCGCTACGCCATGCGCGAAGCCCTGAAGCGCATCCAGACCGGCGAGTACGCCAAGATGTTCATTCAGGAAGGCAAGACCAACTACCCGAGCATGACGGCTCGCCGTCGTCTCACCGCCGAGCATCCGATCGAGCAGGTTGGTGAGAAGCTGCGCGACATGATGCCGTGGATCAAGAAGAACAAGCTCGTCGACCAGTCCAAGAACTGA
- a CDS encoding phosphatidylserine decarboxylase has translation MNNYPHPLIAREGWPFLAGIVIISVVATVFAGFAWAIPLWILSLFVLQFFRDPARAIAGGDNSKTVVAPADGRIVAVEKVQDPYLNREALKVSVFMNVFNVHSNRSPVDGDVQRKWYNPGAFVNAALDKASVENERCALHIRTKTGQDVTCVQVAGLVARRILNYVDSGKTLARGERYGFIRFGSRVDVYLPLDARVKAVIGEKVYASSTVLAELA, from the coding sequence ATGAACAACTACCCCCACCCCCTCATCGCCCGTGAAGGTTGGCCCTTCCTTGCCGGCATCGTCATCATTTCCGTGGTGGCCACCGTTTTTGCCGGTTTTGCCTGGGCGATCCCGCTGTGGATCCTGTCGCTCTTCGTCCTCCAGTTCTTCCGTGATCCCGCCCGTGCCATCGCCGGCGGCGACAACAGCAAGACCGTGGTGGCGCCCGCCGACGGCCGCATCGTGGCGGTGGAAAAGGTGCAGGACCCCTACCTGAACCGGGAAGCCCTCAAAGTCTCCGTGTTCATGAACGTCTTCAACGTCCATTCCAACCGCAGCCCGGTGGATGGCGACGTGCAGCGCAAGTGGTATAACCCGGGCGCGTTCGTGAACGCCGCCCTGGACAAGGCCTCGGTGGAAAACGAACGCTGCGCCCTGCACATTCGTACCAAGACTGGCCAGGACGTGACCTGCGTACAGGTGGCCGGCCTGGTGGCGCGGCGCATTCTCAACTACGTGGATAGCGGCAAGACCCTTGCCCGCGGCGAGCGTTACGGCTTCATCCGTTTCGGCTCCCGGGTCGATGTCTACCTGCCCCTGGACGCCCGGGTGAAGGCGGTCATCGGCGAAAAAGTGTATGCTTCCTCCACCGTTCTCGCAGAGCTGGCCTGA
- the pssA gene encoding CDP-diacylglycerol--serine O-phosphatidyltransferase, with protein MPDIKPRKTLFNPELKRRGIYVLPNLFTTAALFAGFYAIVQAMNGQFEQASMAIFIAMVLDGLDGRVARLTRTQSAFGAEYDSLSDMVSFGVAPALVAYEWALRPLGKWGWIAAFVYCVGAALRLARFNTTLEVIDKRYFQGLPSPAAAALVAGFVWLMIDIGVDPASLRWVALVITAFAGLTMISNFRYYSFKDINLRKSVPFIVIAAIALGFVLVSSYPPGVLFALFVVYALSGYVLACGRLIRR; from the coding sequence ATGCCTGACATCAAACCGCGCAAGACGCTCTTCAATCCCGAGCTGAAGCGCCGCGGTATCTACGTCCTCCCCAACCTGTTTACCACTGCCGCGCTGTTCGCCGGCTTCTACGCCATCGTCCAGGCCATGAACGGCCAATTCGAACAGGCGTCCATGGCCATCTTCATCGCCATGGTGCTGGATGGGCTGGATGGCCGGGTGGCGCGCCTGACCCGCACCCAGAGCGCTTTCGGCGCCGAGTACGACTCCCTCTCCGACATGGTCTCCTTCGGCGTCGCTCCGGCGCTGGTGGCCTATGAGTGGGCGCTGCGCCCCCTGGGCAAGTGGGGCTGGATCGCCGCCTTCGTCTATTGCGTCGGCGCCGCCCTGCGCCTGGCCCGCTTCAACACCACCCTGGAAGTGATCGACAAGCGCTACTTCCAGGGGCTGCCCTCGCCGGCGGCGGCGGCCCTGGTGGCGGGCTTTGTCTGGCTGATGATCGACATCGGCGTTGATCCGGCCAGCCTGCGCTGGGTGGCCTTGGTCATTACCGCCTTTGCCGGCCTGACCATGATCTCCAACTTCCGCTACTACAGCTTCAAGGACATCAACCTGCGCAAGAGCGTGCCGTTCATCGTCATCGCCGCCATTGCCCTGGGTTTTGTCCTGGTCTCAAGCTATCCTCCGGGAGTGCTGTTCGCCCTCTTCGTCGTCTATGCGCTGTCGGGCTACGTGCTCGCCTGCGGGCGCCTAATCCGGCGCTGA
- a CDS encoding cation:proton antiporter, with protein MNGTFLSPLLADGLAWFEAPDPVILFALTLVFAGLAGEFVFRWLRLPRITGYALIGILMGTSGLAEANPLDSAAQNIVTDIALGILLFELGSRVRLAWLRANPWLFATSLAEAGLTAVAVQAGLVWFGVPAPAAVAAGLIAMSTSPAVVMQVTAEIRSQGQVTERLYVLTALNAIYAVLAMKFLAGWWGFDTFHDGGRALLTTLYLISGSLLMAALLAWAVHRLTRALDLREEPGAAVLFGLLLLTFAALHLLGLPAVLAPLLAGILLKNVDPRPWLWPRHFGTAGGVLVLLLFVLGGANLRWEDFFAGGLAGLALVGVRVLAKVVGVSLFARPSGLGLRQCLALGVALSPFSAVALALVLDFRVSHPDLGAALAPVLLSAMAVMELLGPIATQWSLRLAGEVRR; from the coding sequence ATGAACGGCACTTTCTTGTCCCCCCTGCTGGCCGACGGCCTGGCCTGGTTCGAGGCCCCCGATCCGGTCATCCTGTTTGCCCTGACCCTGGTCTTTGCCGGGCTCGCCGGCGAATTCGTCTTCCGCTGGCTGCGCCTGCCGCGCATCACTGGCTATGCCTTGATCGGCATTCTGATGGGAACCTCGGGTCTGGCGGAGGCCAATCCCCTCGACAGTGCTGCCCAAAACATCGTCACCGACATCGCCCTGGGCATCCTGCTCTTCGAACTGGGGAGCCGGGTGCGCCTGGCCTGGTTGCGCGCCAATCCCTGGCTGTTCGCCACCAGCCTGGCCGAGGCCGGGCTCACCGCCGTGGCCGTCCAGGCCGGCCTGGTCTGGTTTGGGGTGCCGGCGCCGGCGGCTGTCGCGGCCGGCTTGATCGCCATGTCCACTTCCCCGGCGGTGGTGATGCAGGTCACCGCCGAGATCCGCTCCCAGGGCCAGGTCACCGAGCGTCTCTATGTGCTGACCGCGCTCAATGCCATCTACGCCGTGCTGGCGATGAAGTTCCTGGCCGGTTGGTGGGGCTTCGATACCTTCCACGACGGCGGCCGGGCCTTGCTCACCACCCTCTACCTGATTTCCGGCTCGCTGCTGATGGCAGCCCTGCTCGCCTGGGCGGTGCACCGCCTGACCCGGGCCCTGGATTTGCGCGAGGAACCCGGGGCCGCCGTGCTGTTCGGCCTGTTGCTGCTGACCTTTGCGGCCCTGCATCTGCTCGGCCTGCCGGCAGTGCTGGCGCCGCTGTTGGCCGGCATCCTGCTCAAGAACGTCGATCCCCGGCCGTGGCTGTGGCCGCGCCACTTCGGTACCGCCGGCGGCGTGTTGGTGCTGCTGCTGTTCGTGCTCGGCGGCGCCAACCTGCGTTGGGAGGATTTCTTTGCCGGCGGGCTGGCCGGCCTGGCCCTGGTGGGGGTGCGGGTGCTGGCCAAGGTGGTCGGGGTTTCCCTGTTTGCCCGGCCGAGCGGCCTGGGGCTGCGCCAATGTCTCGCTCTGGGAGTGGCGTTGAGCCCCTTCTCGGCCGTGGCCTTGGCCCTGGTGCTCGATTTTCGCGTCAGTCATCCGGACCTGGGGGCGGCCCTGGCGCCAGTGCTGCTGTCGGCCATGGCGGTGATGGAACTGCTCGGGCCCATTGCCACCCAGTGGTCCCTGCGTCTGGCCGGTGAAGTGCGGCGCTGA
- a CDS encoding YbdK family carboxylate-amine ligase codes for MSASDAANALGCFAQSRPLTLGVELELQIVNTHDYDLAPCAEDLLRVIKQQGVAGDIKPEITASMIEIATGICADHSQVLAELGTLRDGLVAAARKLNVGLCGGGTHAFQDWSERRIFDTPRFHQISELYGYLAKQFTVFGQHVHIGCPGPDEALVLLHGLSRYIPHFIALSASSPFVQGHDTGFHSARLNSVFAFPLSGRAPFVLTWDEFSTFFAKMADTRVVASMKDFYWDIRPKPEYGTIEVRVMDTPLSIERAAMLAAYIQCVARYLMIEKPFRPAEDDYLVYTFNRFQACRFGLEGTFVDPKSGEHRTVRDDILATLAALETHAMELKAEQACREARQVAESGENDATWLRRVLEHEGQLPEMVRQQCLRWR; via the coding sequence ATGAGCGCCAGCGACGCTGCCAATGCCTTGGGCTGTTTCGCCCAATCGCGACCCCTGACCCTGGGGGTCGAACTGGAGTTGCAGATCGTCAATACCCACGACTACGATCTGGCGCCCTGCGCCGAGGATCTGCTGCGGGTGATCAAGCAACAAGGGGTGGCCGGCGACATCAAGCCGGAAATCACCGCCAGCATGATCGAGATCGCCACCGGCATCTGCGCCGACCATAGCCAGGTGCTCGCCGAGCTGGGCACTCTGCGCGACGGACTGGTGGCGGCGGCACGCAAGCTCAACGTGGGGCTGTGCGGCGGCGGTACCCACGCCTTTCAGGACTGGAGCGAGCGGCGCATTTTCGATACGCCCCGCTTCCACCAGATTTCCGAGTTGTACGGCTACCTGGCCAAGCAGTTCACCGTCTTCGGCCAGCACGTGCACATCGGCTGCCCGGGGCCGGACGAGGCCCTGGTGCTGCTCCACGGGCTGTCCCGCTACATCCCCCACTTCATCGCCCTGTCGGCCTCGTCGCCCTTCGTCCAGGGCCACGACACCGGCTTTCATTCGGCCCGCCTCAACTCGGTGTTCGCCTTTCCCCTGAGCGGCCGGGCGCCCTTCGTGCTGACCTGGGATGAGTTTTCCACCTTCTTCGCCAAGATGGCCGACACCCGGGTGGTGGCGAGCATGAAGGACTTCTACTGGGACATTCGCCCCAAGCCCGAGTACGGCACCATCGAGGTCCGGGTGATGGACACGCCCCTGTCGATCGAGCGCGCCGCCATGCTGGCCGCCTACATCCAGTGCGTGGCCCGCTACCTGATGATCGAAAAACCCTTCCGTCCCGCCGAGGACGACTACCTGGTCTACACCTTCAACCGCTTCCAGGCCTGTCGCTTCGGCCTGGAGGGCACCTTCGTGGACCCCAAGAGCGGCGAACACCGCACCGTGCGCGACGACATCCTGGCCACTCTGGCGGCCCTGGAAACCCACGCCATGGAACTCAAGGCCGAGCAAGCCTGCCGTGAGGCCCGCCAGGTGGCCGAGAGCGGCGAGAACGACGCCACCTGGCTGCGCCGGGTGCTGGAGCATGAAGGCCAACTGCCGGAGATGGTGCGCCAGCAGTGCCTGCGCTGGCGCTGA
- a CDS encoding gamma-glutamyl-gamma-aminobutyrate hydrolase family protein has translation MSHSPATDRALRIGLSARLMHQPPAELGFPGKTLQYLEQSIAHWVMSRGAVALMVPTLEAGGGLARRGISVAKVVAALDGLVLQGGTDVSPISYGEDPISPLWPGDRVRDLYEIELLWEFIIQGKPVLGICRGCQLINVAMGGTLYQDIGLQHPGARDHVDAGLYDRLAHTVEIMPESRLAALYGGQTQGRVNSIHHQAVNRLGNDLVVEARCPDDGIVEAIRWKGAGYVAGFQWHPEFHAAAPDLLDNGPILLDFLAAAAGGDPERLGEGAKP, from the coding sequence ATGAGCCATTCGCCAGCCACCGACCGGGCCCTGCGCATCGGTTTGTCGGCCCGGCTGATGCATCAGCCGCCGGCGGAACTGGGCTTTCCCGGCAAGACCCTGCAATACCTGGAGCAGTCGATCGCCCATTGGGTCATGTCCCGGGGTGCCGTCGCCCTGATGGTGCCGACCCTGGAGGCGGGCGGCGGCCTGGCGCGGCGCGGCATCTCGGTGGCCAAGGTCGTGGCCGCCCTGGACGGGTTGGTGCTGCAGGGCGGCACCGACGTCAGCCCGATCAGCTACGGTGAGGATCCCATTTCGCCGCTGTGGCCGGGCGACCGGGTGCGCGACCTGTACGAGATCGAACTGCTCTGGGAATTCATCATCCAGGGCAAACCGGTGCTGGGCATCTGCCGCGGCTGTCAGCTGATCAACGTGGCCATGGGCGGCACCCTGTATCAGGACATCGGCCTGCAGCATCCGGGGGCCCGGGACCACGTTGACGCGGGACTCTACGACCGCCTCGCCCACACCGTTGAAATCATGCCCGAATCGCGTCTGGCCGCGCTCTATGGCGGGCAGACCCAGGGGCGGGTGAACAGCATCCATCACCAGGCGGTCAACCGCCTCGGCAACGATCTGGTGGTGGAGGCCCGTTGTCCCGACGACGGCATCGTCGAAGCCATCCGCTGGAAGGGGGCCGGCTACGTGGCCGGCTTCCAGTGGCACCCGGAATTCCACGCCGCCGCGCCGGACTTGCTCGACAACGGTCCGATCCTGCTCGATTTTCTCGCGGCCGCCGCAGGCGGCGACCCGGAACGCTTGGGGGAGGGGGCTAAACCCTAG